The following proteins come from a genomic window of Pseudomonas syringae:
- a CDS encoding YqaE/Pmp3 family membrane protein, protein MDIIRIIFAILLPPVGVFMQVGFAGAFWLNILLTLLGYIPGIIHAIYIIVSRK, encoded by the coding sequence ATGGACATCATTCGTATTATCTTCGCTATTCTGCTGCCGCCCGTGGGCGTGTTCATGCAAGTCGGCTTTGCTGGCGCTTTCTGGCTGAATATCCTGCTGACCCTGTTGGGTTACATCCCAGGCATCATCCACGCGATCTACATCATCGTTTCGCGTAAATAA